A region from the Cryptococcus gattii WM276 chromosome H, complete sequence genome encodes:
- a CDS encoding Constituent of 66S pre-ribosomal particles, putative; Mak21p (Similar to TIGR gene model, INSD accession AAW45519.1; required for large (60S) ribosomal subunit biogenesis) codes for MPKRGSKSTKLQKGLVNKQAASPEKQPKERKNISDALRQAVIDLGGDEEDLDLIDGVDEDDVAPPQKTAEKSTDEKSLKRELGDFMKGLDFGSVEIAAVESSEEADEGSDEEEEDFEGSSEEEEASEEDDEDEEEAEEDDDDEEESDEEVILKAGVPAKETAPSKPTEGTPKSGSTVPKDVDSSSGTNVPASTSWPSLVPPLPSLTSLPKLHPHDINNLRQKASNLLMDLPPLSRASSSSDQAFISQILQSGTHQDKLSALVLIVRESPVHAVKELDKLRGMAGWKEDGIGGGGNKDQRVAVMKALADWWVGGGGKEQGKLKYFADQPLLAHPQLTDRHLLMYAFEDYLKKWFFNILQVLEVLSHDTLPFVRTQALHIIFRLLAGNAEQEQNLLRLGVNKLGDIDRPVASKASHHILTLLQAHPAMKAVVAREVSTLVLRPSGAVGSSAPSTHIKFDDDKGKKAAAVAKAEAVGHGRYYGLITLNQMTLTRKDQDVAGRLVDLYFEVFREILGDPNRPEEEEEQAENNEEVGEDKVQKVAGKVEKWRGRRKGAKPKGGRKTALEEEELVETTKAKLVAAILTGINRALPFAKLDETMFSSYMDTLFKITHAGTFNTSIQALLLIFKVSTTESDSRQTISDRFYRALYDSLFDNRLVTSSKQAMYLNLLFKAMKADDSIQRTMAFVKRLLQMLGMHQPPFICGALYLLGELFSITPGLKRMLIEPEDDGEEHFVDADAVEQEKGRSTEKPTRAVIGKDYDGRKRDPQYANADSSCLWELTPFLNHFHPSVSLQANQLLHSQTLTGSPDISLNTLISFLDRFVYRNPKKTIQPKGASIMQPAAASDKSGMVVKGEGEAGVMVNSEAFWRKKIEDVPVEMMFFHQYFAEKLKRKEKRGKDKERSTKGSEFGESGSEGEENEDEEMEDSDEDKSENEIEDEDAAEDDEDSDPEEAEIWKAMKATMPRADDDVGLSEDEDDDISIRESSDDHEESDEDEEDEDEAEEVSGEDEEEDEESDEEPATADTKGKKRAARSPSPASSASSFPDFDDEDEDVISLSDVDMPNIVLDGKTSDVEDEAEIGGKRKKKGEERKERRKKRRELPTFGSYEDYRALIEQGGSEED; via the exons ATGCCGAAGAGGGGCAGCAAATCCACAAAGCTCCAGAAGGGCCTTGTCAACAAGCAAGCCGCGTCTCCAGAGAAGCAACcaaaggagagaaagaatATCAGCGATGCCTTGAGACAAGCGGTCATTGATCttggaggagatgaggaggatTTGGACTTGATCGACGGCGTGGATGAAGACGATGTGGCTCCTCCCCAAAAGACGGCTGAAAAATCTACCGATGAG AAGTCATTGAAAAGGGAATTGGGTGACTTTATGAAGGGTTTGGACTTTGGCAGTGTAGAGATCGCTGCGGTAGAGTCTAGCGAAGAAGCTGACGAAGGaagtgatgaagaagaagaggatttTGAAGGGTCCagcgaggaggaggaagcaagcgaagaagacgatgaggacgaagaggaagctgaggaggatgatgatgatgaggaagaatCAGACGAAGAAGTTATCCTCAAGGCCGGAGTGCCGGCAAAGGAAACCGCTCCTTCAAAGCCCACCGAGGGAACTCCCAAATCTGGTTCTACTGTTCCGAAGGATGTCGATAGTTCCAGTGGCACG AATGTGCCAGCCTCTACCTCATGGCCCTCTCTCGttccccctcttccctcaCTTACTTCCCTCCCCAAACTTCACCCGCACGACATTAATAATCTTCGCCAAAAAGCTTCCAACCTTCTTATGGACcttcctccactttctcgagcatcctcctcttccgATCAGGCGTTCATCTCCCAGATTCTTCAATCTGGTACCCACCAAGATAAGCTCTCTGCTCTCGTTTTGATTGTCCGAGAAAGTCCAGTCCATGCTGTCAAGGAGCTTGACAAGCTTAGGGGAATGGCAGGTTGGAAGGAGGATGGTATTGGAGGCGGCGGTAACAAAGACCAGCGTGTGGCTGTGATGAAGGCCTTGGCGGACTGGTGggttggtggtggtggcaAAGAACAAGGCAAGCTCAA GTACTTTGCCGATCAGCCTCTTCTGGCCCATCCTCAATTGACTGACCGACACCTTCTCATGTACGCTTTCGAGGACTACCTCAAGAAATGGTTTTTTAACATATTGCAAGTGTTGGAAGTCCTCTCCCATGACACCCTTCCTTTCGTCCGAACCCAGGCTTTGCACATCATCTTCCGATTATTGGCTGGCAACGCTGAGCAGGAGCAAAACTTGTTGCGTTTGGGTGTCAACAAACTT GGTGACATTGACCGCCCTGTGGCATCCAAGGCCTCCCACCACATTCTCACCCTTCTCCAAGCCCACCCTGCCATGAAGGCCGTTGTTGCCCGAGAAGTATCTACCCTCGTCCTTAGACCTTCCGGTGCTGTCGGTTCCTCTGCCCCTTCTACCCACATCAAGTTTGACGACGATAAAGGCAAGAAGGCCGCCGCTGTTGCTAAGGCGGAGGCCGTTGGCCACGGCCGATACTACGGATTAATCACCCTCAATCAAATGACCTTGACCAGGAAGGACCAGGATGTCGCCGGAAGACTTGTCGATCTTTACTTTGAGGTTTTCCGAGAAATTCTTGGTGACCCCAATAGACccgaagaggaggaagaacaagCCGAAAACAATGAGGAAGTGGGTGAGGATAAGGTACAGAAGGTGGCGGGCAAGGTTGAAAAATGGCGTGGACGACGTAAAGGCGCTAAACCCAAGGGAGGTCGCAAAACGGCTTTAGAAGAGGAGGAACTTGTTGAAACCACCAAAGCCAAGCTGGTCGCTGCTATTCTTACCGGTATTAACCGTGCCCTTCCTTTCGCCAAGCTTGACGAGACCATGTTTAGCTCTTACATGGACACTTTATTCAAGATCACACACGCTGGTACCTTCAACACCTCCATTCAAGCGCTTCTGCTCATCTTCAAGGTTTCGACAACCGAAAGTGATTCCCGTCAGACCATCTCTGACCGATTCTACCGAGCTTTGTATGACTCCCTATTTGACAACAGGCTGGTGACCTCATCAAAGCAAGCCATGTACTTGAATTTACTCTTCAAGGCCATGAAGGCAGACGATAGTATCCAGAGGACTATGGCATTTGTGAAAAGGTTACTGCAAATGTTGGGAATGCACCAACCTCCGTTCATCTGCGGCGCTCTGTATCTTTTGGGCGAG TTGTTCAGCATTACTCCTGGACTCAAGAGGATGCTCATTGAACccgaagatgatggagaggaACACTTTGTGGACGCCGACGCTGTTGAGCAGGAGAAGGGCAGGTCAACTGAAAAGCCTACTAGAGCAGTGATTGGCAAGGACTACGATGGTAGAAAACGTGATCCCCAATATGCCAATGCCGACAGCAGTTGCCTTTGGGAACTT ACGCCCTTCTTGAACCATTTCCATCCCTCAGTCTCCCTTCAAGCCAACCAGCTCCTCCACTCGCAAACTCTTACGGGATCTCCTGACATCTCTCTCAATACCCTCATTTCTTTCCTTGATCGCTTTGTTTATCGTAACCCCAAGAAGACGATCCAGCCTAAGGGTGCCTCCATCATGCAGCCCGCTGCCGCTTCCGATAAATCTGGAATGGTTGTTAAAGGCGAAGGCGAAGCCGGTGTGATGGTCAACAGTGAAGCCTTCTggcggaagaagattgaggaTGTACCTGTCGAAATGATGTTTTTCCACCAATACTTTGCTGAgaagttgaagaggaaggaaaagaggggcaaggacaaggagagGAGTACCAAGGGATCTGAGTTTGGGGAGAGCGGGAGCGAAGGTGAGGAGAATGAAGAcgaggagatggaagacAGTGATGAAGATAAGAGTGAAAATGAGattgaggatgaagatgccgctgaggatgatgaggactCCGACCCTGAAGAAGCCGAGATTTGGAAG GCTATGAAAGCAACTATGCCCCGTGCGGATGACGACGTGGGTCTTAGtgaggatgaagacgatgaCATTAGTATCAGGGAATCCAGTGATGATCATGAGGAAAGcgatgaagacgaggaagacgaagacGAAGCGGAAGAGGTCAGCGgcgaggatgaggaggaggacgaggaatCTGATGAAGAGCCTGCCACTGCTGATACCAAGGGCAAGAAGCGCGCTGCACGCTCTCCCTCACCAGCCTCTTCAgcatcttccttccctgACTTCGAcgacgaagatgaagatgtcATCTCTCTTTCTGATGTTGATATGCCCAATATCGTCCTTGATGGCAAAACCTCAGAtgttgaagatgaagcCGAAATTGGAggcaagaggaagaagaagggcgaggaaaggaaagagaggaggaagaagagacgaGAGCTGCCTACCTTTGGTAGCTACGAGGATTACAGGGCTCTCAT